One Pelotomaculum isophthalicicum JI genomic region harbors:
- a CDS encoding CAP domain-containing protein, with protein sequence MRFSKNLKFGLIATLFLLALAFSIGAAAPAPADASLSCTADEQSMADLINQARHDANKASLVVDPVLSNLARIKAQDIASNGYFSHNSPMYGSTCDMLRAAGVQYSSAGESLCKAMTVNSAFQGLSAGGSRSSILSSSYDRVGVGIITKNNYKTIVLLFTGGQKVITPTPTPTPTPTPTPTPTPTPTPTPTPTPTPTPVSGLNADEQRMFDLVNQERSKAGLQPLQIDLTLVKLARMKGQDMIDKNYFDHTSPTYGSPFDMMKTYGVQYRYAGENLAGAPTVDSAHTNLMNSSGHRANILNSNYTKVGIGVVSGGPYGKMFVQMFIG encoded by the coding sequence ATGCGGTTTTCCAAAAACCTGAAGTTCGGTTTGATTGCTACCTTGTTCCTTCTTGCGCTGGCTTTCTCGATTGGGGCGGCGGCTCCGGCGCCGGCTGACGCCAGCCTTTCCTGCACAGCTGATGAGCAGTCTATGGCTGACCTGATAAATCAGGCGCGCCATGACGCGAATAAAGCCTCGCTGGTTGTCGACCCTGTTCTGTCAAATCTGGCCCGGATTAAGGCCCAGGATATTGCTTCGAACGGCTATTTCAGCCATAACTCGCCAATGTATGGATCTACCTGTGATATGTTGAGGGCGGCCGGTGTGCAGTATAGCAGCGCCGGGGAAAGCCTATGCAAGGCTATGACTGTTAACTCGGCATTTCAGGGACTAAGCGCCGGCGGCAGCCGTTCGAGCATACTCAGCTCATCTTATGACCGGGTTGGCGTTGGAATAATCACAAAAAACAACTATAAAACTATCGTCCTGTTGTTTACAGGCGGTCAAAAAGTGATTACACCGACACCAACACCGACGCCGACGCCAACGCCAACGCCAACACCGACACCGACACCGACACCGACGCCAACACCAACACCCACGCCGACACCCGTAAGCGGTTTAAATGCCGACGAGCAGCGGATGTTCGATTTGGTGAATCAGGAAAGGAGCAAGGCAGGCCTGCAACCACTGCAAATCGATCTGACCCTGGTCAAGTTGGCAAGAATGAAGGGGCAGGATATGATTGATAAAAATTATTTTGACCATACGTCACCAACTTACGGTTCTCCCTTCGATATGATGAAAACATACGGGGTGCAGTATCGCTACGCCGGGGAAAACCTAGCCGGGGCTCCAACCGTTGATTCTGCGCATACCAATCTGATGAACTCGTCCGGACACCGGGCAAACATATTAAATTCAAATTATACTAAAGTGGGCATTGGTGTTGTCAGCGGCGGCCCATACGGGAAAATGTTCGTGCAGATGTTTATCGGTTGA
- a CDS encoding DUF3794 and LysM peptidoglycan-binding domain-containing protein, with translation MAGTEMLKVNLVQGENRVQTVVRGQIEVPETKPSVEKILSKETTAKVRDISIVPDKIIINGTLTVQVMYVAFEPDQSVHSMHGDVNFTTFVDVPGAEPGMDYVVDFTVEDVSLTPSKTNACAFDVAAVLSTFAKIMDVEEMEVLTTTPAGNVALETQDITVEHMIGEKETKQIIVSDTFEVPEEKPGVEKVLNTKAEVEITDKRVLAGKVIVDGEVRLEVLYVSLTPGQSVHDLHQVIKFSDFVEVPEAQHGMNVHVRAEVESAEISTVTCPRLTADVIVKLTVFVSETRTLKNVPTKLQNEAGYDKVKLKIDREIGAGETQVVLRETTEVPETKPAVMKVLESRVDKVKATETDIQKGRVLIRGHADVEVVYVSTKPDQAVHALHQRLNFRTFVTVPGAEHGMRAKVKISPEYVSVDQQGCDLHTEAVLKVKATVTDLSQLHVYVPAVTPTPTPITCVPTDYTVLAGDTLSKIAAAHGTTVALILAENPQITNPDVLSVGQVIKIPCAPMG, from the coding sequence ATGGCTGGAACCGAAATGCTTAAGGTCAATTTGGTCCAGGGTGAAAATAGAGTTCAGACCGTGGTTAGAGGTCAGATTGAAGTTCCTGAAACAAAGCCGAGCGTGGAAAAGATTTTATCAAAAGAAACAACTGCCAAAGTTAGAGACATCAGCATTGTCCCGGACAAGATTATCATTAATGGGACCCTGACTGTACAAGTGATGTATGTCGCCTTTGAACCTGATCAATCAGTTCACTCGATGCACGGCGATGTCAATTTTACGACCTTTGTCGATGTGCCAGGCGCCGAGCCCGGGATGGATTATGTTGTCGATTTTACTGTGGAGGATGTGAGTTTGACTCCAAGTAAAACCAACGCTTGTGCATTTGATGTGGCCGCTGTGCTCAGCACTTTTGCAAAAATAATGGATGTTGAAGAAATGGAAGTGCTCACGACCACTCCGGCCGGGAATGTCGCTCTGGAAACCCAGGATATCACTGTCGAACACATGATTGGTGAGAAGGAAACCAAGCAAATTATTGTCAGCGATACGTTCGAAGTGCCAGAAGAAAAACCGGGCGTGGAAAAAGTTCTGAATACCAAAGCGGAAGTAGAAATTACTGATAAACGGGTCCTTGCCGGCAAAGTGATTGTGGACGGTGAGGTAAGACTTGAAGTTTTGTATGTGTCCTTGACCCCGGGGCAATCCGTTCATGACCTGCACCAAGTCATCAAATTCAGTGACTTTGTGGAAGTTCCTGAAGCCCAGCATGGCATGAACGTTCATGTGCGGGCGGAAGTGGAAAGCGCCGAAATTTCGACGGTAACTTGTCCGAGGTTAACAGCGGATGTCATCGTCAAGCTGACCGTCTTTGTTTCCGAAACCAGGACGCTAAAAAATGTTCCTACCAAATTACAAAATGAGGCGGGCTATGACAAGGTAAAACTGAAGATTGACCGGGAAATCGGCGCAGGAGAAACTCAAGTGGTTCTCAGGGAAACAACTGAAGTTCCTGAAACAAAACCCGCCGTCATGAAAGTGCTGGAGTCAAGGGTAGATAAGGTAAAAGCTACGGAAACAGATATACAAAAGGGTAGAGTGTTGATCAGAGGTCATGCCGATGTGGAAGTGGTTTATGTCAGCACAAAACCCGACCAGGCTGTCCACGCGCTGCACCAGCGTTTGAATTTCCGCACGTTTGTGACAGTGCCCGGCGCAGAACATGGTATGAGAGCCAAAGTTAAAATCAGTCCGGAATATGTAAGTGTGGATCAGCAAGGGTGTGATTTACACACGGAAGCTGTTTTAAAAGTCAAGGCGACAGTGACCGATCTGTCCCAACTGCACGTTTATGTGCCCGCCGTCACACCGACTCCCACGCCTATTACCTGTGTGCCAACTGATTATACTGTTCTGGCGGGTGACACACTCAGTAAAATTGCCGCGGCGCATGGAACGACGGTGGCCCTGATCCTGGCTGAAAACCCGCAGATTACCAACCCGGATGTCCTCAGCGTCGGACAGGTGATTAAGATTCCGTGCGCGCCAATGGGTTAA
- a CDS encoding DUF3794 domain-containing protein, with protein MPEQFYYTEVQPVKCIEIRVPLVIASVDVEVVVDNIATLPELVHNCDRIKAHVRDLTGTPVFVEEAHHHHDDHFHHDEEFVMVHHDSMHPFRDLFLKKIVVNGTLHKKIFYVNKNNEVKFVTEDLPFSKLVELAEPVKVHHKHDVTITFRHVDVDVNFEIHRGCRVHQTSVIQATARVTEDRKIYVQTCPSPEEAPVGNLLRDGGLEAWASPYSPVFWGASNVSQTTTAHSGSFAAEIGLLNTALPGALFQMISKKIVGERQYRLTFWVREDVLGATSAFSLTAEVVFYDQFGTQIGIGTQTLPSTGIPDNAYTQVQFTTPAVDSSVDSIMVRFTFTPSTGNTNTVKIDDVMLECMRKHY; from the coding sequence ATGCCTGAACAATTCTACTACACGGAAGTTCAGCCGGTGAAATGCATTGAAATAAGAGTGCCGTTAGTTATTGCGTCTGTAGATGTGGAAGTGGTTGTCGACAACATTGCCACCTTGCCCGAATTGGTCCACAATTGCGACAGAATTAAAGCTCATGTTCGCGATCTGACCGGCACACCGGTGTTTGTTGAAGAAGCCCATCATCATCATGACGACCATTTCCACCATGATGAAGAATTCGTTATGGTGCATCACGACAGCATGCACCCGTTTAGGGATTTGTTTCTTAAGAAAATCGTTGTCAACGGCACTCTGCACAAGAAAATATTCTATGTAAATAAAAATAACGAAGTCAAATTCGTGACTGAGGATCTGCCGTTTTCCAAGCTGGTTGAACTGGCTGAACCTGTGAAGGTTCACCACAAGCATGATGTTACTATTACGTTCCGTCATGTTGATGTTGATGTGAACTTTGAAATTCATCGCGGCTGCCGGGTCCACCAGACTTCTGTCATTCAGGCTACCGCCAGGGTTACGGAAGACCGCAAAATCTATGTGCAGACCTGCCCGTCACCGGAAGAGGCTCCCGTCGGCAACCTGCTTAGGGACGGCGGCCTCGAAGCCTGGGCCAGCCCCTATTCCCCGGTCTTTTGGGGCGCGAGCAATGTATCCCAGACCACTACGGCTCATTCCGGGTCATTCGCGGCGGAGATCGGCCTGCTGAATACGGCGCTGCCTGGTGCTTTATTCCAGATGATCAGCAAAAAAATCGTTGGCGAACGCCAGTACCGCCTCACCTTCTGGGTCAGGGAAGATGTGCTCGGCGCGACCAGCGCTTTCTCCTTAACCGCTGAAGTAGTATTCTATGATCAATTCGGCACTCAGATCGGCATCGGCACGCAAACGCTGCCCAGCACCGGTATACCGGACAATGCCTACACCCAGGTCCAGTTTACCACACCGGCAGTAGATTCAAGCGTTGATTCAATCATGGTCCGCTTCACCTTTACCCCAAGCACTGGGAACACCAACACTGTCAAAATTGACGATGTTATGCTGGAATGCATGCGCAAGCACTATTAA